Proteins encoded by one window of Acidobacteriota bacterium:
- a CDS encoding insulinase family protein gives LTTYLGALPSTGREESWRDIGVAFPTEPTTFEVRQGLEPLAGVRLALFGDATWNTRQRRRMNLLEDVLQLRLREVLREEQGRTYGVSVAGSLTPYPRPRYRLNLSYSCDPEAVKETLDTLWTELRRLRAEGLPPELVEKAQSALLRERETRLKQNSFWLIALRFYYRYGLDPQELLTYDDLVQSLSAEELHQAAKDFLSEDRYLLGTLRPADPPVTPLLP, from the coding sequence TGCTCACCACCTATCTCGGTGCCTTGCCGTCCACCGGCCGAGAAGAGAGCTGGCGCGACATCGGCGTCGCATTCCCCACCGAGCCCACCACCTTCGAAGTTCGGCAGGGCCTGGAACCCCTGGCGGGAGTGCGTCTGGCGCTCTTCGGGGACGCTACCTGGAACACCCGCCAGCGCCGCCGGATGAATCTCCTCGAAGACGTGCTCCAGCTGCGGCTGCGGGAAGTCTTGCGGGAGGAGCAGGGCCGGACCTACGGAGTCTCCGTGGCCGGCAGCCTCACCCCCTACCCGCGCCCCCGCTATCGCCTGAATCTCTCGTATTCCTGCGACCCGGAGGCGGTGAAAGAGACCCTCGACACCCTCTGGACCGAGCTCCGCCGCCTGCGCGCCGAGGGCCTGCCGCCGGAGTTGGTGGAGAAGGCCCAGAGCGCGCTCCTCCGCGAGCGCGAGACCCGCCTGAAGCAAAACAGCTTCTGGCTCATCGCTTTACGCTTCTACTATCGCTACGGCCTCGACCCCCAGGAGCTCCTGACCTACGACGACCTGGTCCAAAGCCTCAGCGCCGAAGAGCTGCACCAGGCGGCCAAGGATTTCCTCTCCGAAGACCGCTATCTCTTAGGCACCCTCCGCCCCGCCGACCCACCCGTGACGCCCTTGCTTCCCTAG